One window from the genome of Nocardioides panaciterrulae encodes:
- the gcvT gene encoding glycine cleavage system aminomethyltransferase GcvT codes for MSDQPATTDLIASPLHERHLELGAKMAPFGGWSMPLEYPTGVVKEHTAVRESVGIFDVSHLGKALVSGPGAAAYVNATLTNDLGRIGPGKAQYTLCCDDATGGIVDDLIVYLHDDERVLLVPNAANTAEVVRRLAAQAPEGVTVTDQHRDHAVLAVQGTRSDEVLAAVGLPSGHEYMSFVEATLPDWGGGATVVVCRTGYTGERGYELVAPAEVAVPLWDALLAAGEDFGMLPCGLGARDTLRTEMGYPLHGQDISLDVTPSQGRLGWAVGWGKEAFWGREVLKAERERGPERVLRGLLAVGRGIPRPGMSVSLSPDVPLCEVTSGTFSPTLRKGIGLALVPSFVNPEAEVGVDVRGRREIFRLVKPPFVDPSVREA; via the coding sequence ATGTCCGACCAGCCGGCCACCACCGACCTGATCGCCTCGCCGCTGCACGAGCGGCACCTCGAGCTCGGCGCCAAGATGGCGCCCTTCGGGGGGTGGTCGATGCCCCTGGAGTACCCGACGGGCGTGGTCAAGGAGCACACGGCGGTCCGCGAGTCGGTCGGGATCTTCGACGTCAGCCACCTCGGCAAGGCCCTGGTCAGCGGGCCCGGCGCCGCGGCGTACGTCAACGCCACGCTGACCAACGACCTCGGCCGGATCGGTCCGGGCAAGGCCCAGTACACGCTGTGCTGCGACGACGCGACCGGCGGCATCGTCGACGACCTGATCGTCTACCTGCACGACGACGAGCGGGTGCTGCTGGTGCCCAACGCCGCCAACACCGCCGAGGTGGTGCGCCGGCTCGCCGCCCAGGCGCCCGAGGGCGTCACCGTCACCGACCAGCACCGCGACCACGCGGTCCTCGCGGTGCAGGGCACCCGGTCCGACGAGGTGCTGGCCGCGGTCGGGCTCCCGAGCGGGCACGAGTACATGTCGTTCGTGGAGGCGACCCTGCCCGACTGGGGCGGCGGCGCGACGGTCGTGGTGTGCCGGACCGGCTACACCGGCGAGCGCGGCTACGAGCTGGTCGCGCCGGCGGAGGTCGCCGTACCCCTGTGGGACGCGCTGCTCGCCGCCGGCGAGGACTTCGGGATGCTGCCCTGCGGCCTGGGCGCCCGCGACACGCTGCGCACCGAGATGGGCTACCCGCTGCACGGCCAGGACATCTCCCTCGACGTCACGCCCAGCCAGGGCCGGCTCGGCTGGGCCGTGGGCTGGGGCAAGGAGGCGTTCTGGGGCCGCGAGGTGCTCAAGGCGGAGAGGGAGCGCGGCCCCGAGCGGGTGCTGCGCGGACTCCTCGCCGTCGGTCGCGGCATCCCGCGGCCCGGCATGAGCGTGTCGCTGAGTCCCGACGTGCCGCTCTGCGAGGTCACCTCCGGCACCTTCTCGCCGACGCTGCGCAAGGGCATCGGCCTGGCGCTGGTGCCGTCGTTCGTGAACCCCGAGGCCGAGGTGGGCGTGGACGTCCGCGGCCGCCGCGAGATCTTCCGGCTCGTCAAGCCACCCTTCGTGGACCCGTCCGTTCGAGAGGCGTGA